Genomic segment of Salvia hispanica cultivar TCC Black 2014 chromosome 2, UniMelb_Shisp_WGS_1.0, whole genome shotgun sequence:
TCTATGATCGTGTAAGCCGTGCAAGAGCAGTTCTTGAAGCATAGCTCCTTGCATCCCTCGAGATTCATGCTCCGATTATACCAAGAATGCTCTGTATCCGGTAGCTTGATACCAGAGTACTTCACGAAGCCATCACTCTGACAGTCCAAAGGTTTTCTCCTAACACACCCGCCCGACCAGCTCCCACGCTCCCAACTCCCTGCATCTTTAGGCACGAATTTTTCCAAGCATCCACAGACGGCCGTGTTGCAAACGCCATACGAGCCACAGAGATTGTAAAAGTCACAGTTATTGGTGGGCGCAGTGAGATAAATCCGCCAACTCTGCGTTTGATCATCCCAACTCCATCTCTGACCAACACCACTCTGACTCAAAGCATACCTCGAAATCACTGAGGTGTTGATGAGCTCGTAGTGATAGTACACCTCGTTCTCGTTCATAACTAATCCGAATCTGAAAACCGGATTTCTCCTCAAGCCTGGTAAGCCGCTGAAGGTGTGGCCATTCCATGGTCCAGTACTGTACCTTTTATCTCTACCTTGTCTCAAAACATTTTGCGGATAGCCAGTGGGATCACAGTGGTATGTGAAATCTCCGGCTGCTGGATCATCGTAGCTCTTCCACGAGGAGAGGTAGAACTCCACACCAGCTGCGAAGTCCCAACCAAGCTTCATCCCTGGAAGAAGGGTGTCGGTTGGATGATCAAAGCTCTGCCAGAGGAACTTGTTAGGATCATTCGCATCTCTGACAACGAGGTTTCCAGTGTCGAGCAGCTGAGCAATGGGAATCTTGACTGCAGACGACGTGTTGGCTGACCAGATAGCACGGTTGGACTCATCAAGAAGAGCCAAGGTTCCCGGCTCGATGAATTTCAACACACCTGATGTGTTTCCGAGTGGAGTTCCTCTGTTGGCAACCCAAACAGCGGTCTGAACCGATACCTTCTTGTACCATATGCCTAAATATCGATTCTTGGAGCTTCCCAGGCTGAAAAATCCCATCTCGAAGCTCCCACCGGACGAGACCAAAGTGTCTCCGTCTCTAATGACATCAGTAGCAGCTATGGTGTCCATTGCAAGAGGCATTTTCTCAGCAGAAGACAACAAGGATGCTGTGATAACAAGCGAAGAGATAACTCGAAGGAATGTTTTCATGGTCTTAGATCTCTAAACACCTCTCTATTTTCGTGCAGAAGATCgaattaaaattcattcaaACTAGCACAGCCAAAAACAGTAGCAGCTTACAACATATTAATGGCAGCAACTGCACGTCTGCACCTCTTGTCCTAGAGCGAAGACTCTTCTACTTGACCCGTTCAACGGCCCGAACCGGAGCTTTCACCACTGCCAGCTCGGACATCAGGATGGAAATCTGCAGCATCGATGAAGCTAATCTAATCTTGTCACTGGAAATTGCTACTCCaagttaaattttgattttttgggaCCAAGACAtttcagaaaatgaaatcaataaGAGTTAAAGTTTGGATACTGATAAGTCAAAATATTTGGACCCACACCCTCTTTTTCTTTACCTGTTATCCGGGACACATGAGTTTAACAAAATTGACCTGAAATGATTAGTACAtggtatcaaaattttaaacaagTTGGGTTAAAACAGCTAGAATATTTTAGTGTATGGAACATGATGTTTTGTCTGAGACATTCAAATACCATGAGCATGTTTCATGAGTTGCAAGATACACAATCTTGCAATCAGATTCTTGTAATTAGATTCTGGTTCATATTGTTAAAAATGGATTCTTGGAGCTTTATCTTATCCAAGATTCAACCTTTCTGCAAATGAAGTTCATCTAATCTATAACATTAAAAGACCCAAGTCAAAATGAAGGAATTCATATATCTCAgtgatcaatcaaataaagtTACATCTCACAGGAGTAACCAAAACTATATAAACTTTTCCTGTAACAAAATCTAAAGCCTACAAAGAACCAAAAAATGAGATACAAATTGTGAAAGAACCAATCAAAGAATCGAGTATCGTGTGATTTTCTCCTTTACAACGAGCCTCAAACAGTTGAAGCAGAATGGATCTGCCATGGCAGCAAACCAGTCGAGACATCAGCCAAATTGGCCATAACAAAGTCCCTCAATCCTGTATCCCACACTTCACAGAACCTCTGCGGCCAATCAGGCGGCTCAATTGCCTCTGTCCCCAACCCAGGAGCTCGATCCCTAGAGCCCTCGTTCTGGTTCTGCTGCCAGTCAGCAACGTAAGTCGCAACTCTCCTGTAAAACTTCGCCCGAAAAACCTCCCATACTTGGTACTTATAGTGATTGATCACAGCACTACTTTGGGGCAGATTGAGGTAAGTAAACCCCTCCTTCAGGTGGAAATGGTGCACCACATTAAGCAAGGTGGCATCTAGCGCGTCTGGCCTGATAATTGACTTATGCCTCTCGGGACTCTGCACCCGACAGGTATACCCTATGGTGACTCCCTGTGAGGGGGGCGATTTCAGCCCCGATGGGCCAAAGCTATGGCAAGATGTTCTGATCTCCCCAATGCTGCTTGAGGAAGACGAGAGGTTCGCCACCAATGCACGTAGTGAGCCCTGAGGCGCAAACCCTAATGTCCTGAACCTATCCTGCCCGGAATTCGAATATGGGAAATAGTAATACTCATCCACATCCATAAATGAAACCCAACTGCATTCATCCCTTGCTTTCAAAGCACAATGTGAGAACCCTGCTTCTTGAGTCTTGATCCATGGCCATACATGCCTAGTCACATTGTAATTCTCATGATCAAGTTCTTGAACAACCTTATCAATCCCATCATCACTATTGTTGTCATAAATGAACCATCTTTCGACTCCTAACCAAGAATGATACTTGATCCACTCACGAATTGCAGAGGCTTGATTCCACACCATGGTACAAACACATAGCTCAAATTTCCCCTCCTTCCTCATCCTCCTCCCACTCCCATTATCGAAAATCTTGGCCACGGACGGCATAAGCATGCGCTCACGGCCTCCACCACGAGGCCGTGGTGGCCTCAATCCAACAGTGACTCGAACCCCAAGACCCTTATCAAGACCTGCAATCACCCTCTCCGGCAAGGGGCACCTCACCACCTCCTGAGCCGCCGTGATCGCCCTCTCCACGAGGGAGAAACGGCCACTCCGACCATCAAGCTTCCCTAACCCAAAATGACAGCTAAACTGACTGGGATTGGACTCTCTATCCCGCCTCAGATTCAACCCCTTCACAAACACAACAGCAGTTTCCCCATCTCTCATAGCCGCATACGCCACATTGTCCCATGATTTCACCGTCTGATTCCTATCCCTCTCTCTCAAGATCCCATTTTTACCAACCCTCTTCAAATGCACAGCCTCAGAGCAATCCCGAGGCCCAATTGGGCACCTCACAATCGACCTAAACCCATCAAATTCATCAACAGACAaaaccttcttcttcttcttcttcacaaaCCCATCATTCTTACCGTAGTAAACACACTCCAACTTATCAAGACCGCTCCTTTTCACCGACCCATCTCCCCCACCGCCAGCCACCATCAACAAAACATGATCCGGAAACAGTACCCTACTCTCAATTCTCAGCGGAGAGAAAAACCCACCAAATTCCCTCACCGATTTCACCGTTCTTGAAGTAGAAGACGACAACAAAGATAAGCTCGGCACCACCAAAACCGGGCGGAAGGCAGAAGAGGTAGAATGGCTAGtgtaagaaagaagagaaagaaagctAAAAAACCCGATAAACAGAATTGGAAATCTCACAGACTGCAAGTGTGAGGGTTTGATGAAGCGCTTCCGCTTGCGGCGTTGATCGGAAGACTCCATTTTGTAACTATTTTTTCAAAGTGATTTTGAGATGAAAAGAAGGAtgtttagagagagaatgtgaGGAGAATTGTTTTAGTGTGGAAGATCTGTCTAAATACCGACAGCTGGGTTGGGTAGTTTCTTCTGGAAGTGCAGTAAATGTCGGAGAGAATCAAGGGATACATTTTTGGGCAGTGAACGCGTTTACCTTAAAACTCAAAAATACGGATTCTTCCATTTCTTTGCTGCGAATCTGCAAGCTGTCGGGTTTTACAAAAATTCCATCGCATAAGATTTCAATGATTTGATTCGTCAACGGTATTACAGAATTTTCAATgttttcttccttcttttttggTCGATTGCTTACAGTATCATATTCATAGGAGTATTAGAGTATATAATAGGAATGCTttataattagatttttttttgtttgttgtaaatttgacatgttaaaaaaaaattgatcactATTGAATCAAATCGGATTGaagttttatgaaaattaatctCTCTTGTGAATAATTTAGTGTTTCTTAGTAGAAAATATGTAGCAcactgtgtgtgtgtattcaaaatgtaaatcaaaataatattttgaaaaaatatatacatagacCATGAAAACATTGATTTTTAAGATTTGTGATGCCGTATTTTTTGAAACTTTACATTTGAAAAGTCTCCTTTGAAATAAAGGTCAAGTCTTGTGGCCCCAAATGCACTTATTATATAGAAGGAATAtgattgtataattttattccaaatgttgttatatactcctatttcctttattgttatatttttattatggcATTTTCTAATTCCTAAGTCCTAACTTGATATGTTTGAGTAATTGTGTGGCAAGGAAGCTACTTTGCCGATGTAAAGTAACGACTTTATGCTTTTAATGAAAACCACCAAACAAATCCTCTTTGAAGGGCAATTTTGCTGAATTCCCACTCTTTTTGTCAACTATATAAAGGGTGTGTGCATGTGGAATTTTAGGTGTGTTGCATAATTTACTTCCATAATGATTAAAGGTGCTTGTATAGTTGTCTATAAACAATTTCTAAATTcaatttagtttagtttatATTGCAAGTTGGGGATTGTTACGTGTAAAGCGGTCTATACCACACTTTGCAGGCATGCAAGAATGAAGAATCCTTCACTTATTCCTTATTATTTCGATTATTAACGCATATAACACTATTAtcgtaatattttattttatcgcATATTAGCATAGACATTTCATTTAGGTGCATATATAGGGTTATATactgatttgtttttttcttacaAGCTACCACACCAATAAGTTCATCTAGGGTTATTTATTAATGTTACAACAACAATGTGAAATATTAAACTATGAAGATTTAATTTGACAACAAACTATCAATATGAGATAATTGTATGGATGGAGTATACGAACTTCTATAAATGCTGcatatctttttttatatatataaatgctGCATATCTTCATTACATATAATTTCACCTACTATATTAAATCTTAGATGTGCTGAAATTGGAGGTAGCAGATTGCAGAAAATaccattaacaaaaattaatgtactagtagtttaaattaataatttgtttctATAGCAGACGTCAACGTTTGTCATGTTTCTTCTAGCCCATTCCATTTGGAAGTAACGTAATAAGATCATATTTGTGCATAatgtaattttgaaaataatgacCGACTAATGTGATTATAgtaattactatatatttggTGGTCGCATaattaatgcaattaaatatAGCTAGGGgcaaaattaagtaattatagTAACCGGCGGTGGCACATGTACAGATAAGGAAAAGTATAGACGACAAAGGCTTGTGTTCACAGCCTGTCTAGAAATTTTCTAGATAAGCTTTGCCCAAAATATGTGATTCATTTTGAAGTACTATATAACTACGATTAGGAGTACTaaggaaaatgttttagaGACGTAATGTTTCCAAGCCATAATTCTATAACGAGGTTAAATTAGTAATTGTgcattgaattttatttttggagaaatttatattttgtgtatatactTTATTACCCTTACATTAATTTACTTAGTTATTTAAGGATATGGAACTAATAATg
This window contains:
- the LOC125208482 gene encoding glycosyltransferase family 92 protein RCOM_0530710-like translates to MESSDQRRKRKRFIKPSHLQSVRFPILFIGFFSFLSLLSYTSHSTSSAFRPVLVVPSLSLLSSSTSRTVKSVREFGGFFSPLRIESRVLFPDHVLLMVAGGGGDGSVKRSGLDKLECVYYGKNDGFVKKKKKKVLSVDEFDGFRSIVRCPIGPRDCSEAVHLKRVGKNGILRERDRNQTVKSWDNVAYAAMRDGETAVVFVKGLNLRRDRESNPSQFSCHFGLGKLDGRSGRFSLVERAITAAQEVVRCPLPERVIAGLDKGLGVRVTVGLRPPRPRGGGRERMLMPSVAKIFDNGSGRRMRKEGKFELCVCTMVWNQASAIREWIKYHSWLGVERWFIYDNNSDDGIDKVVQELDHENYNVTRHVWPWIKTQEAGFSHCALKARDECSWVSFMDVDEYYYFPYSNSGQDRFRTLGFAPQGSLRALVANLSSSSSSIGEIRTSCHSFGPSGLKSPPSQGVTIGYTCRVQSPERHKSIIRPDALDATLLNVVHHFHLKEGFTYLNLPQSSAVINHYKYQVWEVFRAKFYRRVATYVADWQQNQNEGSRDRAPGLGTEAIEPPDWPQRFCEVWDTGLRDFVMANLADVSTGLLPWQIHSASTV